The Flammeovirga agarivorans DNA window AATGATCGTCGTACATAGTGGACCAAACCCAGTATTAACTCCATAAACCACATCTCCTTTTGCTACAATTTCTTGTACGTAGGATTGGCTCTTTAATACTTTCTCTTTAGCTTTTCCATTTAAAACTCCTTTGGTATTACCTCTTGCAATATCCAAAGCGATATTTACCGTTAGACGGTCAATACCATAGTTAAAAACTTTCTTCATGTTAGTATATATGCTTTATGCTTAGTATGTGATTTTTCTATTTTAACTTCTCTAACACCCTGTCAGATAAATTTCTTTCTGATAATGAATTCTCAAGTGTAGTTAATTCTTCCAAAAGTCTATTATCTCCCAATGCTGATAATTCTTTCACCGAAGCTTGTAATGCTGACCAAATTGGTTTCGATGTCTCTACCAACGATTCTCCCTGAGGTGTCAACTGTAATATTCTTTTTCTGCCATCATTAATATCCTTCTCCATCAATAAATGCCCTTTCTTAATGAGAGCTGTTGTCAATTGGCTTACAGCTGAATGACTCACTCCCAATTCGTCGGAAATTTCTCTTAAAGACATAGATGTATTTTTATCTAATAGATAAAAAATTGGGAACCAAGAAGGATCAAAATCGATACCTTTCATTTCATACACTTTTGCCACTTCAGATAGGAATTTTTCTCCTATTCTTCTTAATCTACTGCCTAATACTAGGCTTCCTGCTGACTGGTAAAAATTCATTGATGATTTCTTATTGAATTAGCAGCACAAAAGTATATAAGTACTTACATATTTCAAAGAAATAACAAGAATTTATATAAGTACTTATATATTTTTTTTGAGTTTTATTTACAAATGAGCAGTATATTCATTATACTTGTAAACAAATGTAAATTATGGAAATAGCAATCACAGAAGGTATAAAGGTGAGCGTTGATCAATATTTCCTTCCCGAATATTCCTCACCTACCGAAAGACATTATGTATTTGGCTACAAAATCAGGATTGACAACCTAAGTGCGTCGGCAGTACAACTACTAAAGAGAAATTGGGAAATTATAGATATCACAGGAGATAAAAGAGAAGTCGTTAGAGGTGATGGTGTAGTTGGTAAAAGTCCAATTATCCAACCCGGTGAATCTTTTGAATATGTTTCTGGGTGTCACTTTGTGTCTCCTATTGGAAAAATGAAAGGAAGTTATGAAATGATTCGCGTACGTGACAACAGTCCATTTGATGTTCAAATTCCAGAATTCACCTTACAACCGAAATATTCGATAAACTAAACTGAACTGTACATCAGCTTTCAATTTATTCTCATAAGTTGTAAATTTAAGTAAAGACCTAATACTCGTTATTTCTTAAATACGCTACTTATGACGAAGATATCATCTACTAAAGATGTTGCGTTATCACTTAACGATAAAAATCTTAAGCAACTCATATTAAACAAAGCGATTCAGATAGTCCTTTTGGATGGTATCGGTAAGATATTGGAACATAATTCTCAATTTGAAACACAACCTGATGACAGGTATATACATTGTTATTATGACTTCAGTAAGAATGATAGTATAACACCTAATGTACTTTTAAAAAGGATTTCGGTATGGAATGGAATTCTTATTCATAAAGTAACGCATAAAAGGTATGCTGTTCAGTTATCTAAACTTAACGATGT harbors:
- a CDS encoding MarR family winged helix-turn-helix transcriptional regulator; this translates as MNFYQSAGSLVLGSRLRRIGEKFLSEVAKVYEMKGIDFDPSWFPIFYLLDKNTSMSLREISDELGVSHSAVSQLTTALIKKGHLLMEKDINDGRKRILQLTPQGESLVETSKPIWSALQASVKELSALGDNRLLEELTTLENSLSERNLSDRVLEKLK
- the apaG gene encoding Co2+/Mg2+ efflux protein ApaG gives rise to the protein MEIAITEGIKVSVDQYFLPEYSSPTERHYVFGYKIRIDNLSASAVQLLKRNWEIIDITGDKREVVRGDGVVGKSPIIQPGESFEYVSGCHFVSPIGKMKGSYEMIRVRDNSPFDVQIPEFTLQPKYSIN